A window of Ignisphaera sp. contains these coding sequences:
- a CDS encoding ABC transporter permease, translating into MIRSIYVVVHDILSILSRTWRKRYSFRIASVAMTFVFLLAILGPHIAPYPRQGLGLDVDRSRALLPPSPEHLLGTDSFGRDLLSRILFALSRALYPSIVVAFVSLLLGIAIGSTATLLPKPIEISLSYLIELLLALPSVLLAALLAILMGGTLTSIVVALIVTWFPWYARIAYIQARNLKELDFVKLPLYYGLSKGYVIIKHIAPNILAPMLIEALSDMGSVVLEISTITFLFGIGITSIEEPDLGMMIAYSLRDLARAPWTFLAPSIVLATIAIVFTVFGEAIYEEHHPVLKKRWWLWF; encoded by the coding sequence ATGATTAGAAGCATTTACGTGGTTGTACATGATATTCTATCAATATTGAGTAGAACTTGGAGAAAGAGATACTCCTTCAGGATAGCCTCAGTAGCCATGACATTTGTATTCTTACTAGCTATCCTAGGTCCACATATAGCTCCCTATCCTAGGCAAGGTCTCGGTCTAGATGTAGATAGATCTAGAGCACTTCTACCTCCTTCTCCAGAACACCTACTGGGTACCGATAGCTTTGGAAGAGATTTATTAAGCAGAATACTTTTCGCATTAAGTAGAGCTCTATATCCAAGCATTGTTGTGGCTTTCGTGAGTCTTCTACTAGGTATAGCTATAGGGTCTACAGCCACGCTTTTGCCTAAACCTATAGAGATATCTCTATCATACCTCATAGAGCTTCTATTAGCTCTACCATCAGTTCTTTTAGCAGCTCTACTAGCGATACTCATGGGGGGTACCCTAACCAGTATAGTTGTAGCACTAATCGTTACTTGGTTCCCATGGTATGCAAGAATAGCATACATACAGGCACGAAATCTCAAAGAACTAGACTTCGTCAAGTTACCTCTATACTACGGTCTATCAAAAGGATATGTTATAATAAAGCATATAGCTCCTAACATACTTGCACCAATGCTTATAGAAGCTTTAAGCGACATGGGTAGCGTAGTTTTAGAAATCTCTACAATAACATTCCTATTCGGGATAGGTATAACCTCTATAGAGGAGCCAGATCTAGGTATGATGATAGCATATAGTTTAAGGGATCTAGCTAGAGCGCCATGGACATTCTTAGCACCTTCTATAGTTCTTGCCACTATAGCTATAGTGTTTACAGTATTTGGTGAAGCGATCTACGAGGAACACCATCCAGTATTGAAGAAGAGGTGGTGGCTATGGTTCTAG
- a CDS encoding ABC transporter substrate-binding protein: MNRKKIYASIAVVIVATITIVILYSYFSQSSRSTYPDHEVPSPLEKNIIYAYRDAITGIDPSIEDDTGIIVLHLVYETLLRYDPIRNEYQYVLAREIDRVDENTWRIVLRDAQFHDGSPVTAYDVNFSIWRSKLMYEEKGLGLGYIWDCLDEIDVVDNKTLYITTLYSCDIRVSLAAAYSAFIYSRRILELSKADDMLSEKLTEWFNSGNSLGSGPYRLERYEPENIVVLRKFENWWGWREINNPDAPDIVIIKIVEDPGSQERMLRTGHIDIASSVPRGSLNSLEKDGYKIHVVDTFHNFIMMFNTKRWPTNITEFRKAIVYAIPWNRIVEQALMGYGRKGSGLIPYGFPGYSKKWELNQDLEKARELLERVRLLDKKIDLEIVITQGYEEEEVFAKMLKEALSTLGINLLIKPLPWQQVKQQGEAVWSDPESAPHIIINDWWPTYMVPYDYFSLLECLEPEEGVYNYWNWAGYCNKEFDELLYEAYYTSLQDIDKSLSLYEKVLEIVFEDTPAVNLWDMQHIYVYDPRHVVIRYEAINPLYTYTIFFQYVEVKL; the protein is encoded by the coding sequence GTGAACAGAAAAAAGATATATGCATCAATAGCTGTAGTAATTGTAGCCACAATCACTATTGTTATTCTATATAGCTACTTCTCCCAATCAAGTAGATCGACATACCCAGATCATGAAGTTCCCAGCCCACTAGAGAAGAACATTATCTACGCTTATAGAGATGCTATAACAGGCATAGATCCAAGTATAGAGGATGACACAGGTATAATAGTGCTTCACCTAGTATATGAAACTCTCCTGAGATATGATCCTATTAGAAATGAGTATCAGTATGTATTAGCTAGAGAAATCGATAGAGTTGATGAAAACACCTGGAGAATTGTTTTAAGAGATGCACAGTTTCATGATGGATCACCTGTTACAGCATACGATGTCAATTTCAGTATATGGAGATCAAAGCTTATGTATGAAGAAAAAGGTCTAGGACTTGGCTATATATGGGATTGTTTAGATGAGATAGATGTGGTAGACAACAAAACTCTCTATATAACTACACTATACTCATGTGATATAAGGGTATCTCTTGCAGCTGCTTATTCAGCATTTATATACAGTAGAAGGATTCTAGAGCTCAGTAAAGCAGACGATATGTTATCTGAAAAACTTACCGAATGGTTTAATTCTGGAAACTCCCTTGGTTCAGGACCATACAGACTCGAGAGATACGAGCCAGAGAATATAGTGGTTCTACGTAAGTTTGAGAATTGGTGGGGATGGAGAGAGATAAACAATCCAGATGCACCCGATATCGTCATAATAAAGATTGTTGAAGATCCGGGAAGCCAAGAAAGAATGCTTAGAACAGGACACATAGATATTGCTTCATCCGTACCTAGAGGATCGCTAAACAGTTTAGAGAAAGATGGCTACAAAATCCATGTTGTTGATACTTTCCATAACTTCATAATGATGTTTAACACAAAGAGATGGCCAACAAATATAACTGAGTTCAGGAAAGCTATAGTCTATGCTATACCATGGAATAGAATTGTGGAGCAAGCACTCATGGGCTACGGTAGAAAGGGAAGTGGATTAATACCATATGGTTTTCCAGGATATAGCAAGAAATGGGAGTTGAATCAAGATCTAGAGAAAGCTAGAGAACTTCTCGAAAGAGTAAGGCTTCTAGATAAAAAGATAGATTTAGAGATCGTCATAACGCAAGGATATGAAGAAGAAGAAGTTTTCGCCAAAATGCTTAAGGAAGCTCTATCAACATTAGGCATAAACCTCCTTATAAAGCCTCTACCTTGGCAACAAGTCAAACAGCAGGGAGAAGCTGTCTGGAGTGATCCTGAATCAGCACCACACATAATTATAAATGACTGGTGGCCAACATATATGGTGCCTTATGATTACTTCAGTCTTCTTGAGTGTCTTGAGCCTGAAGAAGGTGTGTATAATTACTGGAATTGGGCTGGATACTGCAATAAAGAATTCGATGAACTGCTTTACGAAGCTTACTATACCTCGCTCCAAGATATAGATAAATCGTTATCTCTCTATGAAAAAGTTCTAGAAATTGTTTTCGAAGATACGCCTGCTGTTAATCTTTGGGATATGCAACACATATATGTATACGATCCTAGACACGTGGTGATAAGATATGAAGCAATAAACCCGCTATACACATACACTATATTCTTCCAGTATGTTGAGGTGAAGCTATAG
- a CDS encoding ABC transporter ATP-binding protein, translated as MVLAVKSSKLYIGYELDEGIAWVVEDLNMSIESNITYCLIGESGCGKSTIGNAIAGLLPPYAYTHGKLIVMDKNVIDEGVRRFNGIRGKIVVKIPQDPASALNPYMTIGDQLDIAVKNYFRNLSDREVKAKTLELLSEVMLDREVYDMYPHQLSGGMKQRAAIALALAPEPKIIVADEPTSSLDAYLKHAIASLLKKLQREWELTMIFITHEIPIAQYVCNRVAVIYAGRIVEEGSASDVLQNPRHPYVELLLKAYPKRLARERLTDIPGMPPPPGRYPQGCKFVPRCPYVFNRCRIEEPPLIALGNRLIRCWRYYE; from the coding sequence ATGGTTCTAGCCGTAAAGAGCTCGAAGCTCTATATAGGCTATGAATTAGACGAAGGTATAGCATGGGTTGTAGAAGACCTCAACATGAGTATAGAGAGTAATATAACGTACTGCCTCATAGGTGAATCTGGTTGTGGTAAATCAACTATAGGGAACGCTATAGCAGGACTATTACCACCTTATGCATATACACATGGTAAGCTCATAGTTATGGATAAAAACGTCATAGATGAAGGTGTTAGAAGATTCAATGGAATTAGAGGAAAGATTGTTGTAAAGATACCCCAGGATCCAGCTTCAGCTCTAAATCCATACATGACTATAGGTGATCAGCTAGATATAGCTGTGAAAAACTATTTTCGGAATCTATCAGATAGAGAAGTTAAAGCAAAGACTCTAGAGCTTCTATCTGAGGTTATGTTAGATAGAGAAGTATATGATATGTATCCCCATCAACTTAGTGGAGGAATGAAACAAAGAGCCGCTATAGCTTTAGCACTTGCACCAGAACCTAAGATAATTGTTGCAGATGAACCCACATCATCACTTGATGCATATCTAAAACATGCAATAGCTTCTCTCCTGAAGAAGCTCCAAAGAGAATGGGAACTAACAATGATCTTTATAACACATGAAATCCCTATAGCACAATATGTATGCAATAGAGTAGCTGTTATCTATGCTGGAAGAATTGTTGAAGAAGGATCTGCTTCTGATGTTCTTCAGAATCCTAGACATCCTTATGTAGAGCTTCTGCTTAAAGCTTATCCAAAGAGGTTAGCTAGAGAAAGATTAACAGATATCCCCGGCATGCCACCTCCACCAGGAAGATATCCCCAGGGCTGTAAGTTTGTCCCTAGATGTCCTTATGTCTTCAATAGATGTAGAATTGAAGAACCTCCACTAATAGCTTTAGGAAACCGTTTGATTAGGTGTTGGAGATATTATGAATGA
- a CDS encoding ABC transporter permease, translated as MLSLNYLLKRFFASLFLILGTIVITFLLINFAPGDPALVWAGKPRGPQASIAIEKAREYLGLDLPLYTRIAIHVYRFFTGDWGTSVQFKLPVLNLVARSFMASLELVVYSFIIAIPIALWLGTTVALRRGSYIDRLVYYISVVFAGSPRFMVAGILYLILYLSGYSFLGLRTSPSYATFRGLTGFITIDSIISGRIDVFVDSLLRLLPPALALSTYPIGVLTRVIRVSLSETFEEEYVRQAISLGIDRKSIVRRYAYPNIISVVAQLIGLMFSYLLLEAMVVENVFVREGLGNLVSRAIVASDFPLLIGATVFTAIVLIITNTLADVIQAITNPRVQI; from the coding sequence ATGTTGTCACTAAACTATCTTCTGAAAAGATTTTTTGCATCATTATTCCTAATACTTGGCACCATAGTTATAACGTTTCTCCTCATCAATTTTGCTCCAGGTGATCCTGCTCTTGTATGGGCTGGAAAACCTCGTGGACCTCAGGCATCTATAGCTATTGAGAAAGCAAGAGAGTATCTAGGTCTTGATCTACCTCTCTATACCCGTATAGCTATACATGTATATAGATTCTTTACAGGAGATTGGGGAACATCTGTTCAATTCAAGCTACCTGTACTCAATCTTGTTGCTAGAAGTTTTATGGCTTCTCTAGAACTTGTGGTATATTCCTTTATTATAGCTATACCGATAGCACTATGGCTAGGGACTACTGTAGCTCTTCGTAGAGGAAGTTATATCGATAGATTGGTATACTATATATCTGTTGTTTTTGCTGGTAGCCCAAGATTTATGGTGGCGGGAATTCTCTATCTCATTCTATATCTATCTGGATACAGCTTCTTAGGTCTAAGAACTTCACCAAGTTATGCAACATTTAGAGGATTAACAGGATTCATAACAATAGATTCTATCATTAGTGGAAGAATAGATGTATTTGTGGATAGCTTATTGAGGCTTTTACCACCAGCTTTAGCACTATCTACATACCCTATAGGTGTTCTTACTAGAGTAATCAGGGTATCTCTATCTGAAACATTTGAAGAAGAATATGTTAGACAGGCCATATCTCTAGGAATAGACAGAAAAAGTATTGTAAGAAGATACGCATACCCAAACATCATCTCTGTTGTAGCTCAACTAATTGGACTTATGTTTTCTTACTTACTTCTTGAGGCAATGGTTGTTGAAAATGTCTTCGTTAGAGAAGGTTTAGGAAACTTAGTCTCGAGAGCTATTGTTGCTTCAGATTTTCCACTACTTATAGGAGCTACAGTATTTACAGCCATAGTGCTCATAATCACGAACACGTTAGCTGATGTTATTCAAGCTATTACGAATCCTAGGGTGCAGATATGA
- a CDS encoding DUF72 domain-containing protein, translating into MKTYVGCCGYCLARSKYYTVFNAVELQETFYNIPGTDKLKRYRDEAPESFVFSLKAWQAITHPLDSPTWRKAKHVPDKSLSNRYGFLRPTKEVFEAWEKVVEAVEILNAKVVVIQTPPSFGYSEENYRNALEFFSTVDTDRFVIGWEPRGSWLQNLDKVADIVSRFRNVVEIVDPLKRFPTVVKSVAYFRLHGLGEHDVNYRYNYTDEDLERLCIIVKDLSSRNLEEIYIMFNNIYMAQNASRFKQLCIIS; encoded by the coding sequence ATGAAGACATATGTGGGTTGTTGTGGATACTGCTTAGCTAGATCAAAGTACTACACGGTATTCAATGCTGTTGAACTACAGGAGACGTTCTACAATATACCTGGTACAGATAAACTTAAGAGATATAGAGATGAAGCTCCTGAATCATTTGTATTTTCTCTAAAAGCTTGGCAAGCAATAACCCATCCACTAGATTCACCAACATGGAGAAAAGCGAAACATGTTCCAGATAAATCTCTTAGCAATAGATACGGTTTTCTAAGACCAACAAAAGAGGTTTTCGAGGCATGGGAGAAAGTTGTTGAAGCTGTAGAGATTCTAAATGCAAAAGTTGTGGTTATTCAAACACCTCCAAGCTTTGGTTATAGCGAAGAAAACTATAGAAATGCTCTAGAGTTCTTTTCTACAGTTGATACAGATAGATTCGTTATTGGTTGGGAGCCTAGAGGTTCATGGCTACAGAACCTGGATAAAGTAGCCGATATTGTATCTAGGTTCAGGAATGTGGTAGAGATTGTAGATCCTCTCAAAAGGTTTCCAACTGTAGTAAAGTCTGTAGCTTACTTCAGGCTTCATGGTCTAGGTGAACACGATGTAAACTATAGATACAATTACACAGATGAAGATCTAGAGAGATTATGTATAATTGTCAAAGATCTTAGCTCTAGAAATTTAGAAGAGATTTACATAATGTTCAACAATATCTATATGGCTCAAAACGCATCAAGATTTAAACAACTTTGCATTATTTCCTAA
- a CDS encoding ABC transporter ATP-binding protein, with translation MNDPLLKIEDLHIYYVVPIGNLKFGYRKVWVLKGIDLEVSSRTVLGIVGGSGSGKSTILRAILGFVKPARGRILYQGINLLKLKPRDRKKIAKEISYVPQEPSQSINPKMSIEDVLTEPLKSLGIAKSDIDRRIDLVLEMLDLDRSIRKMYAKELSGGMLQRIAIARAIISKPRLVLLDEPTSNLDISIQAQILNMLKDLKEELGLTYAFVSHDIDVVGYIADRIAVIASGKIVEEGPTEEILKESLHPYTQLLLNPEKTINKTTINNNLCPITGWCPWKTNKCETTSPPKTRINNRYIYCWRYTDLK, from the coding sequence ATGAATGATCCATTGCTTAAAATAGAAGATCTACATATATACTATGTGGTTCCTATCGGGAACCTCAAGTTTGGTTATAGAAAGGTATGGGTTTTAAAAGGTATAGATCTAGAAGTATCCTCTAGAACTGTTCTTGGAATTGTTGGAGGTAGTGGTAGCGGTAAATCAACTATATTGAGAGCTATACTAGGATTTGTTAAACCTGCTAGAGGTAGAATTCTGTACCAAGGTATAAATCTACTCAAGCTCAAGCCTAGAGATAGGAAAAAGATAGCAAAAGAGATAAGCTATGTACCTCAAGAACCGAGTCAATCCATAAATCCGAAGATGAGTATAGAAGATGTTTTAACAGAACCACTAAAATCTCTAGGCATAGCCAAAAGCGATATAGATAGAAGAATAGACCTAGTTCTCGAAATGCTCGATCTAGATCGATCAATAAGGAAGATGTATGCCAAAGAACTTAGTGGAGGAATGCTACAGAGAATAGCTATAGCCAGAGCCATTATCTCAAAACCCAGGCTGGTTCTACTAGATGAACCAACAAGTAATCTAGACATCTCTATACAGGCACAGATACTGAACATGTTGAAAGATCTTAAAGAAGAACTCGGACTAACCTATGCATTCGTTTCACATGATATAGATGTTGTGGGCTACATAGCGGATAGAATAGCTGTAATAGCTTCAGGAAAAATAGTTGAAGAAGGACCAACAGAAGAAATACTGAAAGAATCACTACATCCCTATACCCAACTACTCCTAAACCCAGAGAAAACAATAAACAAAACAACAATAAACAACAATCTATGCCCAATAACTGGCTGGTGTCCATGGAAAACAAATAAATGTGAAACCACATCACCGCCAAAAACCAGAATAAACAATAGATACATATACTGTTGGAGATATACAGATCTTAAGTAA
- a CDS encoding dihydrodipicolinate reductase has translation MLIGIYGFGSIGRLVAREAIERGYEIAGVIDVDRALIGRDIGEILGIGSIGLEVSDDVSVLGDADVAVHATGSYLDKVYNQIVSVLDMGIDVVSTCETLAYPYYRYPVLAVKLNEIALDQGVSVLGTGINPGFLLDTLTASLASSVTQVKSIRAVRSVDASKRRESFRKKIGIGMDFRVVEDMMKRGELSGHVGYAESVYLIAHAGDLQLTKVLEEQKPLVAEETIEWMDLRIEKGFCRGVKGTGIGYVYDKEIIRIEFYAYVGAPEYEEITIVGKNYSVTWKSSGTPGDQGTVAVVLNIAEKIKRLPPGLHLMTDHIPFKIRFLQ, from the coding sequence TTGTTAATAGGGATATACGGGTTTGGATCTATAGGAAGACTGGTGGCTAGAGAAGCTATTGAGCGTGGTTATGAGATTGCAGGAGTTATTGATGTAGATAGAGCTCTGATAGGTAGAGATATTGGAGAGATACTGGGAATAGGGTCCATAGGGCTAGAGGTTTCTGATGATGTGAGTGTTCTTGGTGATGCAGATGTTGCAGTACATGCAACAGGATCTTATTTAGACAAGGTCTATAACCAAATAGTCTCTGTACTGGATATGGGGATAGACGTTGTATCTACATGTGAAACTCTTGCATATCCTTACTATAGGTATCCTGTCTTAGCTGTTAAGCTCAACGAAATCGCTTTAGATCAAGGTGTATCAGTTTTAGGCACAGGTATTAATCCAGGGTTCCTCTTAGATACTCTTACAGCATCTTTAGCTTCATCAGTAACACAGGTAAAGTCTATAAGAGCTGTTAGAAGTGTTGATGCTTCTAAGAGGAGAGAATCGTTTAGGAAGAAGATTGGGATAGGGATGGACTTTAGGGTTGTTGAAGATATGATGAAACGAGGAGAGTTATCGGGACATGTTGGTTATGCAGAATCTGTCTACCTTATAGCTCATGCAGGTGATCTTCAGCTAACAAAAGTTCTAGAAGAACAAAAACCATTGGTAGCTGAGGAAACAATAGAGTGGATGGACTTAAGAATAGAGAAAGGCTTCTGTAGAGGAGTCAAGGGTACCGGTATAGGTTATGTATATGATAAAGAGATTATAAGGATAGAGTTCTACGCTTATGTAGGAGCCCCAGAATATGAAGAGATAACTATCGTGGGGAAGAACTATTCTGTAACATGGAAAAGTAGTGGAACACCAGGTGACCAAGGTACTGTTGCAGTTGTTCTAAACATAGCTGAAAAGATAAAGAGGCTACCACCAGGCCTCCATTTAATGACAGACCACATACCATTTAAAATAAGGTTTCTACAGTAA